In the candidate division KSB1 bacterium genome, one interval contains:
- a CDS encoding ferritin, with translation MLSKELETKLNEQINAELYSAYLYLSMSAFCDASNLPGFGHWMRKQAQEEVGHAMKIFAFVNDRQGRVVLQAIPEPPKDFGSPLQLFEAVLEHERKVTGMIHTLYTQAVQEKDYPTQTFLQWFINEQVEEEKTASEIVEALRMVGDKGHALYMLDRQLAQR, from the coding sequence ATGCTGAGCAAGGAACTGGAGACGAAGTTGAACGAGCAGATCAACGCCGAACTGTACTCCGCCTATCTCTACCTGTCGATGTCGGCGTTTTGTGACGCCAGTAATCTTCCCGGCTTCGGCCACTGGATGCGCAAGCAGGCACAGGAAGAAGTGGGCCACGCCATGAAGATCTTTGCGTTCGTCAACGATCGCCAGGGCCGGGTTGTCCTGCAGGCCATCCCCGAGCCCCCGAAGGATTTTGGCTCACCCCTTCAGTTGTTCGAGGCCGTGTTGGAGCACGAGCGCAAAGTGACGGGGATGATCCACACGCTCTACACCCAGGCGGTACAGGAGAAGGATTACCCCACCCAGACGTTCCTCCAATGGTTCATCAACGAACAGGTGGAAGAGGAAAAGACGGCGAGCGAAATCGTGGAGGCTTTGCGGATGGTGGGGGACAAAGGGCATGCCTTGTACATGCTCGATCGGCAGCTGGCGCAGCGTTAA
- the trpS gene encoding tryptophan--tRNA ligase — translation MRVLSGIQPSGALHLGNYFGMMRRMIAYQADPNNTLFCFIVNYHALTTVFDAELLRRRTFEAACDFLALGIDPERAVFWVQSDVPEVTELTWLLSNVTSVGLLERAHSYKDKIAKGITPNHGLFSYPVLMAADILLYEGELVPVGKDQKQHLEMTRDIALRFNATYGETFVVPEPDIAEDVAVVPGIDGQKMSKSYGNTIDIFADYETLRSRVMSIVTDSTPVHEPKNPDKCTLFALYSLFLSPEGRAELRERYLRPGLRYADVKRELIEVIWNHFAPYREKRQYYLEHPDLVFDILKMGAKKAREVAKGVLERARRNVGLDYWNFTRATGSV, via the coding sequence ATGCGGGTGTTGTCGGGAATTCAGCCGTCCGGAGCGCTCCACCTTGGCAACTACTTCGGGATGATGCGAAGAATGATCGCCTATCAGGCCGATCCCAACAATACCCTTTTTTGTTTCATCGTAAACTACCATGCCTTGACTACTGTCTTCGACGCTGAACTGCTGCGGCGCCGGACCTTTGAGGCGGCCTGCGATTTCCTGGCGCTGGGGATTGATCCGGAACGCGCCGTGTTCTGGGTGCAAAGCGATGTCCCCGAGGTCACTGAGCTGACCTGGCTTCTATCTAACGTCACGAGCGTCGGACTGTTGGAGCGAGCCCACTCCTACAAGGACAAAATCGCGAAGGGAATTACCCCAAACCATGGTCTTTTCAGCTATCCCGTCCTGATGGCCGCCGATATCCTGCTTTACGAAGGGGAGCTGGTGCCTGTGGGCAAGGATCAGAAGCAGCATTTGGAGATGACGCGCGACATCGCCCTCCGCTTCAACGCCACGTACGGCGAGACCTTCGTTGTGCCCGAGCCGGACATCGCGGAGGATGTAGCCGTGGTGCCTGGCATTGACGGTCAGAAGATGTCCAAGTCCTACGGCAACACGATCGATATCTTCGCGGACTACGAAACGCTTCGCTCACGGGTCATGTCCATCGTCACCGACTCCACCCCTGTCCACGAACCGAAGAATCCCGATAAATGCACCCTCTTCGCTCTTTACAGCCTGTTCCTATCCCCGGAGGGGCGGGCGGAGCTCCGGGAGCGCTACCTCAGGCCCGGCCTAAGGTACGCCGATGTGAAGCGCGAGCTCATCGAGGTGATCTGGAACCACTTCGCTCCCTATCGGGAAAAGAGGCAGTATTACCTGGAGCATCCTGACCTCGTTTTCGACATTTTGAAAATGGGTGCTAAGAAGGCCCGAGAAGTGGCGAAGGGTGTGCTCGAACGGGCCCGTCGCAACGTGGGCCTTGACTACTGGAACTTTACGCGCGCAACGGGAAGTGTGTGA
- a CDS encoding PBP1A family penicillin-binding protein yields the protein MRKRIPGRGARLIENKRRIARIALAVLVVVLPVYAIHIVRGLPSLQQLEVYEPELATKIYSLDGKLIKELFYKKRALASLDEVPDYLWQAVVATEDHRFFKHWGFVPARFAKAILIDLVTLSPSQGGSTITQQLARQLYLGLRKTIDRKIREIITAIQIERTYTKREILEMYLNHMYLGHGNYGVRSASQFYFGKDVSELSLEECALLAALFQRPERLSPLKYPEAAKRRRDLVLRRMWKVGYITRQQYEKAVAAPLGVVASREDEALGIAPYFTEYVRLQLQAKYGESIYREGYSVYTTLDTRVQKAADEAVASHLRNLQKKINRQWIRSGKWREFVTEEDLRGRSYRAALADTAWLDSVLTAKAPVQVAVVVLDPSTGYILAMIGGRDFRESKFNRAVQALRQPGSAFKPIAYTAAVDNGYMPTFELLNQPVVLFMPDGSRWAPQNYDGSQGGPTTLREGLARSLNLVAARLVQEVVPPRRVVDYAHKLGISTPLPAVDAIALGATEVIPLELTAAFAALDNHGVYCEPMAILRVLDRFGNVLEENVPKRKEVLSAETSYIMTDLLRSVLDHGTGVTARTVWGFTRPAAGKTGTTNEFTDAWFIGYTPQLVAGVWVGFDQPKLTLGPGSSGAVVALPIWANLMKEAHEALELPVVDFEMPEGVVRIPICAETKKQATPYCPQVISEVFRRDLAPTETCDKHAPVSRRRAPQRKPRIL from the coding sequence GTGCGAAAAAGGATTCCAGGCCGGGGTGCCCGGTTGATCGAAAACAAGCGCAGGATCGCACGGATTGCCCTGGCGGTGCTCGTGGTGGTCCTGCCCGTATACGCGATCCACATTGTGAGGGGATTGCCCAGTTTGCAGCAGCTTGAGGTTTACGAGCCTGAGCTGGCTACGAAGATTTATTCCCTGGACGGCAAGCTGATCAAGGAGCTGTTCTACAAGAAACGAGCCCTTGCCTCCCTCGACGAGGTGCCTGACTACCTCTGGCAGGCGGTGGTCGCAACCGAGGATCACCGCTTTTTCAAGCACTGGGGTTTTGTGCCGGCTCGGTTCGCTAAGGCGATCCTGATCGATCTTGTGACGCTGAGTCCGTCGCAGGGTGGCAGTACCATTACGCAGCAGCTGGCTCGCCAGCTTTACCTTGGGCTGCGGAAGACCATCGATCGCAAGATCCGCGAGATCATCACTGCGATCCAGATCGAGCGGACCTACACGAAACGAGAAATTCTCGAGATGTACCTCAACCACATGTATCTGGGGCACGGCAATTACGGGGTCCGGTCGGCAAGCCAGTTCTACTTTGGGAAGGACGTATCGGAGCTTTCGCTGGAGGAATGCGCCCTTCTTGCAGCTCTGTTTCAGCGCCCGGAAAGGCTCAGTCCTCTGAAATACCCAGAGGCAGCGAAGAGACGCCGTGACCTTGTCCTGCGCCGGATGTGGAAAGTGGGGTATATCACCCGCCAGCAGTACGAGAAAGCCGTGGCGGCCCCCTTGGGGGTGGTAGCGAGTCGCGAGGATGAGGCACTCGGGATTGCCCCCTACTTTACCGAGTACGTGCGACTTCAGCTGCAGGCCAAATACGGGGAGTCGATTTACAGGGAGGGCTACTCCGTCTACACTACCCTCGATACCCGAGTGCAAAAAGCCGCCGACGAGGCTGTGGCCAGCCACCTCAGGAATCTGCAGAAGAAGATCAATCGCCAGTGGATCCGCAGCGGGAAGTGGCGGGAGTTCGTCACGGAGGAAGACCTGCGCGGTCGGTCCTACCGGGCGGCCTTGGCCGACACCGCCTGGTTAGATTCCGTACTCACCGCCAAAGCTCCCGTCCAGGTAGCGGTCGTCGTGCTGGATCCCAGCACGGGTTACATCCTGGCGATGATTGGAGGACGGGACTTCCGGGAGTCCAAGTTCAACCGCGCGGTGCAGGCGCTGCGTCAACCAGGGTCGGCGTTCAAGCCGATCGCCTACACGGCGGCGGTCGACAACGGGTACATGCCTACGTTCGAGCTGTTGAATCAGCCGGTGGTCCTTTTCATGCCCGATGGCTCTCGCTGGGCGCCGCAGAATTACGATGGCTCGCAGGGAGGGCCTACGACGCTCCGGGAAGGCCTGGCAAGGAGCCTGAACCTTGTGGCCGCCCGGCTGGTGCAGGAGGTCGTCCCTCCGCGTCGTGTGGTCGACTACGCTCATAAGCTGGGGATCAGCACCCCCCTGCCCGCCGTCGATGCCATCGCCCTTGGGGCCACGGAAGTTATACCCCTCGAGCTCACGGCAGCCTTTGCTGCCCTCGACAACCACGGTGTGTACTGCGAGCCGATGGCTATCCTCCGGGTACTGGATCGGTTCGGTAACGTGCTCGAGGAGAACGTTCCCAAGCGCAAGGAAGTGCTGAGCGCGGAGACGTCGTACATCATGACGGATCTCCTGCGCAGTGTGCTGGACCACGGCACCGGGGTGACCGCCAGGACGGTATGGGGCTTCACTCGCCCGGCCGCTGGCAAAACCGGCACCACCAATGAGTTCACCGACGCCTGGTTCATCGGCTATACCCCGCAGCTCGTGGCTGGAGTGTGGGTCGGGTTTGATCAGCCCAAACTCACGCTCGGGCCCGGGAGTTCCGGAGCGGTTGTGGCGCTGCCCATCTGGGCCAATCTGATGAAGGAAGCCCATGAGGCCCTGGAACTGCCGGTGGTAGATTTCGAAATGCCCGAGGGGGTTGTGCGCATTCCCATCTGCGCAGAGACCAAGAAGCAAGCTACCCCTTACTGTCCCCAAGTGATCAGTGAGGTTTTCCGCAGAGACCTTGCACCTACGGAGACCTGCGATAAGCATGCCCCAGTGTCCCGCCGGCGCGCTCCGCAGCGAAAACCGCGCATTCTCTAG
- a CDS encoding UDP-2,3-diacylglucosamine diphosphatase: protein MVKGQRQATEELSRGVREISSQRRILFLSDAHLGEGSAEEEQHKRNSLMAFLDHLDPLRDHLVICGDLFDFWYEYRYVVAAEHFRVLAKFADLVERGLGVDYVAGNHDFWMRDFFPTRVGIATYRQRAVLLHLGRRIYVSHGDGLRRDDRGYRLLKRMLQNPVNITLFRWLHPDLGYAFAHWAARLSRRRNAHPHRELDDSDYIRFADQMLASGFDLVVLAHTHKRRLLARESGIFLNPGEWLHEFTFGELDDNRVSLKRWSCSPGAKGQEELLLERVRIEGKAAGA, encoded by the coding sequence ATGGTGAAGGGGCAACGACAGGCGACAGAGGAGTTGTCGAGAGGGGTGCGGGAGATTTCTTCGCAGCGACGGATCCTCTTCTTAAGCGACGCCCACCTGGGTGAGGGATCGGCTGAGGAGGAACAGCACAAACGGAACAGCTTGATGGCGTTTCTCGACCACCTCGACCCGTTGCGGGATCATCTGGTAATCTGCGGGGATCTGTTCGATTTTTGGTACGAATACCGGTACGTTGTGGCTGCCGAGCATTTTCGTGTCCTGGCTAAATTCGCGGATCTGGTGGAACGGGGCCTCGGCGTCGACTACGTGGCGGGCAACCACGACTTCTGGATGCGGGACTTTTTCCCCACAAGGGTGGGTATTGCGACCTATCGTCAACGGGCGGTGCTGCTGCACCTGGGGCGCAGAATCTACGTGAGCCACGGGGATGGGCTGCGCCGCGATGACCGCGGCTATCGCCTGCTCAAACGCATGCTCCAGAATCCGGTGAATATCACGCTGTTTCGTTGGCTCCACCCCGATTTGGGCTACGCCTTCGCCCATTGGGCCGCCAGGTTGAGCCGGAGACGCAATGCTCATCCCCATCGGGAGCTGGACGATTCCGACTACATTCGCTTTGCGGATCAAATGCTCGCCTCCGGTTTTGACCTCGTTGTGCTTGCTCACACTCACAAGCGGCGACTGTTGGCAAGGGAGAGCGGGATTTTCCTCAACCCCGGCGAGTGGTTGCACGAGTTCACATTCGGGGAACTCGACGATAATAGGGTCTCGTTGAAGAGATGGTCCTGTAGCCCGGGGGCTAAGGGGCAGGAGGAGCTGCTGCTGGAACGGGTGCGGATAGAAGGAAAAGCCGCCGGCGCGTAG
- a CDS encoding ketoacyl-ACP synthase III, translating into MRRSRIRATGMYVPPRIVPNAELAPLVGTTEEWIVERTGIHQRHWAEEGIGASDLAVEACRQALERAALSPAEIDLVVFATLSPDYPIPGSGPLLQAKLGLPPIPTVDIRNQCSGFVYGLAVADQFIRTGACTKALVVGAEVQSSGLDLTPRGRDMAVLFGDGAGAVVLEATQEERGILGFALHTDGTHAFDLWLEDPGSRKNPRLTHEMIDRGSIYPKMNGREVFRQAVLRFPEVIEEALANCGLSVKDVDLVVPHQANQRITDAVAERLGLVGRVYSNIARYGNTTAASIPIALHEAVVEGKIQDGNIVVLASFGAGFSWGAVVIRW; encoded by the coding sequence ATGCGGCGCTCGCGTATAAGAGCCACAGGGATGTATGTCCCACCGCGCATCGTTCCGAACGCCGAGCTCGCACCCCTGGTGGGCACCACGGAGGAGTGGATCGTTGAACGCACGGGTATCCACCAGAGGCATTGGGCAGAGGAGGGTATAGGTGCGTCCGATCTAGCGGTCGAAGCCTGCAGGCAGGCTCTGGAGCGGGCTGCCCTGTCTCCCGCCGAAATCGATCTGGTGGTTTTCGCGACCCTCAGTCCAGACTATCCCATCCCTGGCTCCGGACCCCTTCTGCAGGCGAAGCTCGGGTTGCCCCCGATCCCTACGGTGGACATTCGCAACCAGTGCAGCGGCTTTGTCTACGGCCTGGCGGTGGCGGATCAGTTTATTCGCACGGGCGCTTGCACAAAGGCCCTCGTGGTAGGAGCGGAAGTGCAGTCCTCCGGGTTGGACCTCACCCCCCGTGGGCGGGACATGGCCGTGCTGTTTGGCGATGGGGCCGGGGCCGTCGTTCTGGAAGCTACCCAGGAGGAACGGGGGATCCTGGGGTTTGCACTCCACACCGATGGCACCCACGCCTTCGATCTATGGCTCGAGGACCCGGGGAGCCGGAAGAATCCGCGCCTCACGCACGAGATGATCGATCGCGGCTCGATCTATCCCAAGATGAACGGGCGGGAAGTATTCCGGCAGGCCGTACTCCGCTTCCCGGAGGTGATTGAGGAAGCGCTGGCGAACTGCGGCCTCAGCGTGAAGGACGTGGACCTTGTGGTCCCGCATCAGGCGAACCAGAGGATCACCGACGCGGTGGCCGAACGGCTCGGCCTGGTGGGACGCGTGTACAGCAACATCGCTCGCTACGGTAATACGACGGCAGCCTCGATCCCGATTGCCTTACACGAAGCAGTAGTTGAAGGGAAAATCCAAGACGGAAACATCGTAGTTCTGGCTTCCTTCGGCGCGGGCTTTTCGTGGGGCGCGGTGGTGATCCGATGGTGA
- a CDS encoding phosphatase PAP2 family protein, whose translation MSKAILEKLRSPDHRWRLYVLGAVVAYLILVNQAIRVRPDHVFLALLALSLLFGKERSKRFLIDWSPFVLFWIAYDMMRGIVDNLRGVVHTVAPYRWEHSLFSWAFGGQIPCFYFQDWQLRWDGTVLKSVFDASGGLFYTLHFGLPLVLGWVFWHTLDERENFYRFVWTLTVLNFSALATFLIFPAAPPWYVYHEGFAQPPPTSYWGLGAGSLINVDRMLKMKFFQTLWGGFNPNHFAAVPSLHGAYPVVISFFGYRRFRRYPLLFALYPAGVWFSAVYLNQHYIVDLLIGLLYAAFAYVIVDRILMPRLFLPMILRSSGSARAKAEERKLGRSAGVLTGVGGCGARV comes from the coding sequence GTGAGTAAGGCTATCCTGGAAAAGCTACGGAGCCCGGACCACCGATGGCGACTGTACGTGCTCGGAGCGGTGGTCGCTTATCTCATTCTCGTAAACCAGGCGATTCGGGTGCGACCCGACCACGTTTTCTTGGCCCTGCTGGCCCTTTCCCTTCTTTTCGGAAAGGAACGGAGCAAGCGCTTTTTGATTGACTGGTCTCCCTTCGTGCTCTTTTGGATCGCCTATGACATGATGCGGGGCATCGTGGATAACTTGAGGGGCGTGGTGCACACGGTCGCGCCGTACCGCTGGGAGCACTCCCTTTTCAGCTGGGCCTTCGGCGGGCAGATACCGTGCTTCTATTTTCAGGACTGGCAGCTGCGCTGGGATGGGACTGTCCTCAAGTCCGTTTTTGACGCCTCAGGGGGCCTGTTTTATACCCTCCATTTTGGTCTCCCGCTCGTATTGGGCTGGGTGTTCTGGCACACCTTGGATGAGAGGGAAAACTTCTACCGCTTCGTTTGGACGCTCACCGTGCTGAACTTTTCGGCCTTAGCTACGTTTCTCATTTTTCCCGCGGCTCCACCATGGTACGTGTACCACGAGGGCTTCGCGCAGCCTCCCCCGACCAGTTACTGGGGATTGGGAGCGGGTTCCCTGATCAACGTGGACCGAATGCTGAAGATGAAATTCTTTCAGACCCTGTGGGGTGGGTTTAATCCGAATCACTTTGCCGCGGTGCCCTCCCTGCACGGGGCATATCCTGTGGTCATCAGTTTCTTTGGGTATCGGCGCTTCCGCCGCTACCCTCTACTCTTTGCCCTCTATCCGGCGGGTGTATGGTTCTCGGCGGTGTACCTGAATCAGCATTACATCGTCGATCTTCTGATCGGGCTTCTCTACGCAGCGTTTGCGTACGTGATTGTCGATCGTATCCTCATGCCGCGACTATTCCTGCCCATGATCTTGCGCTCTTCTGGATCCGCAAGAGCGAAAGCGGAGGAGCGCAAGTTGGGCCGCTCCGCCGGTGTCCTGACGGGAGTCGGAGGATGCGGCGCTCGCGTATAA
- a CDS encoding class I SAM-dependent methyltransferase, producing the protein MELRQVRRLLAGAPETGLWLDVGCGDGSAALGVGWTGLHVGVDWSFRMAQRAKARGIRTIVADASHLPLVAACADLLTAVGLTEYVADQPALWREMERVLRRGGTAVVTISPPGRLNRLRALLGWRLRLRTRAEVEAEWERSGFQVVEWKGGGLQEVALLRKRAHAVRDEEDSE; encoded by the coding sequence ATGGAGCTCCGACAGGTGCGAAGGCTGCTGGCCGGCGCGCCGGAGACCGGGCTCTGGCTCGATGTAGGCTGTGGCGACGGGTCGGCTGCGTTGGGTGTGGGTTGGACGGGCCTCCACGTCGGTGTCGACTGGAGTTTCCGGATGGCTCAGCGGGCGAAAGCAAGGGGTATCAGGACAATCGTGGCCGATGCTTCCCATCTCCCCTTAGTTGCGGCCTGCGCAGACTTGCTCACGGCAGTGGGGCTCACCGAATACGTTGCCGACCAGCCAGCCCTATGGCGCGAAATGGAGCGGGTCCTCCGCAGGGGAGGAACCGCGGTGGTTACGATCAGTCCCCCTGGCCGGCTGAACCGCCTGCGAGCGCTGCTGGGCTGGAGGCTCAGGCTGCGTACCCGTGCGGAGGTCGAGGCGGAGTGGGAACGCAGCGGCTTCCAGGTCGTGGAATGGAAAGGTGGTGGCCTCCAGGAGGTTGCGCTCCTGAGGAAACGCGCCCATGCCGTTCGCGATGAGGAGGACAGTGAGTAA
- a CDS encoding DUF362 domain-containing protein: MSGREKETSNLPSQAVVFGASVHDYHRSTVEQAVHELLDRCLEGGRVLGRGMTVLVKPNMLSDRPPEEAVTTHPAVLEAVIRYVQGRGARAVIGDSPPQLRGPLRRYWQKTGFLDVAERTGAELARFETDGVTEVGTNGLRFFVSRWVTERAHLVINVPKLKTHNLTLFSGAVKNMFGCLPGGEKANWHARAPHPEDFARVLVELYRLTEPTVTLMDGIDAMVGNGPANGEVVRTGVLLASRDGVAVDLAAASALGFHPLEIDTNRIAIESGLTSAEFERVDVGAPLAPFPLGRFPLPSNRMLRRVPRPIFRFFGGQIWIHPGVDVRQCSGCGICASHCPMGAITMDRHPRFEYERCIDCWCCAESCPENAITIRRSWLARLVT; this comes from the coding sequence TTGTCCGGGCGTGAGAAGGAAACGAGCAACCTACCTTCGCAGGCCGTCGTTTTCGGCGCGTCTGTCCACGACTACCATCGGAGCACCGTTGAGCAGGCCGTGCACGAGCTGTTGGACCGGTGTCTCGAAGGGGGACGCGTACTGGGCCGGGGGATGACCGTCCTGGTAAAGCCGAACATGCTCTCCGATCGACCACCGGAAGAGGCTGTTACTACGCATCCGGCTGTTCTGGAAGCGGTGATTCGCTACGTGCAGGGGCGCGGTGCGCGGGCAGTGATCGGAGACAGTCCGCCGCAGCTACGCGGTCCCCTTCGCCGTTATTGGCAGAAGACCGGTTTTCTAGACGTGGCCGAGAGAACGGGTGCCGAGCTGGCTCGTTTCGAGACCGACGGCGTTACGGAGGTCGGAACCAACGGGCTGCGCTTTTTCGTGAGCCGGTGGGTGACCGAGAGGGCTCACCTTGTCATCAATGTGCCGAAGCTCAAGACGCACAATCTGACCCTTTTCTCAGGAGCGGTGAAGAATATGTTCGGCTGTCTGCCTGGGGGAGAGAAAGCGAATTGGCACGCCCGCGCTCCCCATCCGGAGGATTTCGCGCGGGTGCTGGTTGAGCTTTACCGCCTGACCGAGCCCACCGTCACCCTTATGGACGGGATCGACGCCATGGTCGGCAACGGACCAGCGAATGGGGAGGTGGTGCGGACGGGAGTCCTGTTGGCCTCGCGGGACGGGGTGGCGGTAGATCTGGCCGCCGCATCGGCCCTCGGTTTTCACCCGCTGGAAATCGACACGAATCGGATCGCGATCGAATCCGGGCTCACGAGCGCGGAATTCGAACGGGTGGATGTCGGGGCCCCGCTGGCTCCCTTCCCGCTCGGTCGCTTTCCGTTGCCAAGCAATCGGATGCTGCGGCGCGTTCCGCGTCCCATCTTCCGTTTCTTCGGAGGCCAGATTTGGATTCACCCCGGTGTGGACGTGCGCCAATGCAGCGGTTGCGGGATTTGCGCCAGCCACTGCCCGATGGGAGCCATCACCATGGACCGGCATCCTCGGTTCGAGTACGAGCGGTGCATCGACTGCTGGTGCTGTGCCGAGTCCTGTCCCGAAAACGCCATTACGATCCGACGCAGCTGGTTGGCACGGCTTGTCACGTGA
- the dprA gene encoding DNA-processing protein DprA, producing the protein MDVEGLLTLLCVPGLGPRRILALVGKLGSPAAVLKASLAELCRVDGIDRTLAERTKTEANPLFAQEQIRRAQQLGVQFVTYWDPEYPKALKQIPDPPPLLYCKGTLKSEKETFLAVVGTRTPTAYGRVMTEKLCRELAERGLTIVSGLARGVDTIAHRAALQAGGRTVAVLGSGLDVIYPGENTDLARKIAAQGALLTEFPLGAQPDAPNFPRRNRIIAGMCVGTLVVEAGDKSGALITARYALEQGREVFAVPGNVTSEKSRGTNRLIKEGAKLVESADDILDEIRPQLPSLLREARREPAPPLVGLEKRVFEALSQEPKHIDDLAAELGEEPGRVLAALLSLELKSLATQLTGKYFVRA; encoded by the coding sequence ATGGACGTCGAAGGGCTTCTGACGCTGCTCTGTGTGCCGGGCCTGGGACCGAGGCGCATCCTGGCCCTTGTGGGAAAGCTGGGATCACCGGCGGCGGTACTAAAGGCGAGCCTCGCAGAGCTGTGTCGGGTCGACGGGATCGATCGGACGCTTGCGGAGAGGACCAAGACCGAAGCCAATCCTCTGTTTGCCCAGGAGCAGATACGAAGAGCCCAGCAACTCGGCGTACAGTTCGTTACGTACTGGGATCCGGAGTACCCGAAGGCACTGAAGCAGATTCCCGACCCGCCTCCTCTTCTCTACTGCAAGGGGACTCTGAAGAGCGAAAAGGAGACCTTTCTGGCGGTAGTGGGAACACGGACTCCGACTGCCTACGGCCGAGTGATGACCGAGAAGCTGTGCCGGGAGTTGGCGGAGCGGGGCCTAACCATCGTGAGCGGACTGGCGCGAGGAGTGGATACGATTGCCCACCGGGCAGCCCTCCAGGCTGGGGGCCGGACCGTGGCGGTACTCGGTAGTGGCCTGGACGTGATCTATCCGGGGGAGAACACGGACCTGGCGCGCAAGATTGCCGCGCAAGGGGCGCTCCTCACGGAGTTTCCCTTGGGAGCGCAACCCGACGCACCAAACTTCCCGCGTCGGAATCGGATTATCGCCGGAATGTGCGTGGGGACGCTGGTCGTGGAGGCGGGGGACAAGAGCGGCGCTCTGATCACCGCTCGGTACGCCCTTGAGCAAGGCCGCGAGGTCTTCGCGGTTCCGGGCAATGTGACCAGTGAGAAGAGTCGCGGAACCAATCGCCTTATTAAGGAGGGGGCCAAGCTGGTCGAATCGGCCGACGACATTTTGGATGAGATCCGCCCCCAGCTACCGAGCCTCTTGCGCGAAGCCCGGCGGGAGCCAGCGCCTCCGCTTGTCGGTCTGGAGAAACGGGTATTCGAGGCCCTTTCGCAGGAGCCGAAGCATATTGACGACCTGGCCGCCGAGCTCGGCGAAGAGCCAGGACGGGTCTTGGCAGCCCTTCTAAGCCTCGAGTTAAAAAGCCTGGCCACTCAATTGACGGGGAAATACTTTGTCCGGGCGTGA
- the obgE gene encoding GTPase ObgE, whose translation MFVDYVKIFVRGGHGGSGCVSFRREKFVPKGGPDGGDGGDGGSVIVEADPNLGTLLDFRFRRHFHAERGQHGEGGLRHGRRGKDVILKVPVGTVIRDAATGEVIADLVAPGQRCVVARGGKGGRGNARFATPTHQAPREWEPGEEGEERWIELELRLLADVGIVGKPNVGKSTLLSRVSAARPKIADYPFTTLTPNLGLVRVDEGKSFVMADIPGLIEGAHQGKGLGHQFLRHLQRTRVLLYLIEATNPEPERDLAILRFELEQYDPALAERPALVALSKMDLLPPDEGERKRDLAQARGWLTISSVTGENLSQLVHKLWKKLEEVRSQEGIGVHVG comes from the coding sequence ATGTTCGTCGACTACGTGAAGATCTTCGTCCGTGGGGGTCACGGGGGAAGTGGCTGCGTGAGCTTTCGGCGCGAGAAATTTGTCCCGAAGGGGGGACCTGACGGTGGCGACGGGGGGGATGGAGGAAGCGTCATCGTGGAGGCCGACCCCAATCTCGGGACGTTGCTGGATTTTCGATTCCGGAGGCATTTTCACGCGGAGAGGGGGCAGCACGGCGAAGGGGGACTGCGCCACGGCCGTCGGGGCAAAGACGTGATCCTGAAGGTCCCGGTGGGCACCGTGATCCGCGACGCTGCCACGGGGGAGGTGATCGCCGACCTGGTGGCGCCGGGACAACGGTGTGTGGTGGCTCGCGGCGGAAAGGGCGGAAGAGGGAACGCCCGCTTCGCTACCCCGACTCATCAGGCGCCGCGCGAGTGGGAGCCTGGGGAAGAGGGCGAGGAACGCTGGATCGAACTTGAATTGAGACTTCTGGCCGACGTCGGAATCGTCGGCAAGCCGAACGTCGGAAAGTCGACGCTCCTCTCCAGGGTCAGCGCCGCGCGCCCGAAAATTGCCGACTACCCGTTCACCACCCTGACCCCGAATCTCGGGCTGGTGCGTGTGGACGAGGGGAAGAGCTTCGTAATGGCCGACATCCCCGGCTTGATCGAAGGGGCTCACCAGGGTAAAGGACTCGGCCATCAGTTCCTGCGCCACCTTCAGAGGACGAGGGTGCTCCTGTACCTCATCGAGGCCACAAACCCGGAACCGGAGCGCGACCTCGCGATACTCCGATTCGAGCTGGAGCAATACGATCCGGCGCTGGCCGAAAGACCGGCGCTTGTTGCCCTGAGCAAGATGGATCTCCTTCCCCCCGACGAAGGGGAAAGAAAACGAGACCTGGCCCAAGCGAGAGGCTGGCTTACGATCTCCTCCGTTACCGGGGAAAACCTGTCGCAACTGGTCCACAAGCTGTGGAAAAAACTTGAGGAGGTGCGTTCGCAGGAGGGGATTGGAGTCCATGTGGGGTAA